A stretch of Carya illinoinensis cultivar Pawnee chromosome 14, C.illinoinensisPawnee_v1, whole genome shotgun sequence DNA encodes these proteins:
- the LOC122293808 gene encoding uncharacterized protein LOC122293808: MISRIPINITNTNDKLTWRCTKDGSFSVKSAYYLLRVMEAHDQGQSSSAIPQNKSWTMIWSLGVPNANKMLIWRACHDSLPTKLNLYKKRIVESPLCPICQLEQESVMHVLWSCVSVQVVWSLCSQKLQKGVESRKIVEVATQVVSDYSEANEKVAGVQDRPSLSVPNWSAPPLNVFKANWDVAVDKGKCKIGVGVMIRNWEGRVVASLRSPKDYFPNPHLAESYGVLKAILLCKQLELTQVIFEGNAKQVVLTLNNLNQVESSTGMIMSDAKVLLGSFER; encoded by the exons ATGATTAGTAGGATTCCAATCAATATTACAAATACAAATGACAAACTGACATGGAGGTGTACAAAGGATGGTTCCTTCTCAGTAAAGAGTGCCTATTACTTGTTACGTGTGATGGAGGCTCATGACCAGGGGCAGTCTTCTTCTGCAATTCCACAGAATAAGAGCTGGACTATGATTTGGAGTTTGGGTGTTCCTAATGCAAACAAGATGCTGATCTGGAGGGCCTGTCATGATTCTCTGCCTACAAAGCTCAATTTATACAAGAAAAGGATAGTGGAGTCACCCTTATGTCCAATATGTCAATTGGAGCAGGAATCAGTTATGCATGTACTTTGGTCATGTGTTTCAGTCCAAGTTGTGTGGAGCTTGTGCTCACAGAAGCTGCAGAAAGGTGTG GAGTCAAGGAAGATAGTCGAGGTTGCAACTCAGGTTGTTTCTGATTACAGTGAGGCTAATGAAAAGGTTGCTGGGGTTCAGGATCGACCAAGTCTAAGTGTTCCTAATTGGAGTGCACCACCTTTAAATGTCTTCAAAGCCAATTGGGATGTTGCAGTTGATAAAGGTAAGTGCAAAATTGGTGTTGGTGTCATGATCAGAAACTGGGAGGGCAGAGTGGTGGCATCCTTAAGATCACCAAAAGACTATTTTCCTAATCCTCATTTAGCAGAATCTTATGGTGTTCTGAAAGCTATTCTTCTTTGCAAACAGTTGGAACTAACTCAAGTGATCTTTGAGGGAAATGCAAAGCAAGTTGTCTTAACTCTCAACAATCTAAACCAGGTTGAGTCCTCAACTGGGATGATTATGTCTGATGCTAAAGTTTTGTTAGGTTCTTTTGAAAGGTAG
- the LOC122295152 gene encoding LOW QUALITY PROTEIN: pentatricopeptide repeat-containing protein At2g22410, mitochondrial-like (The sequence of the model RefSeq protein was modified relative to this genomic sequence to represent the inferred CDS: inserted 1 base in 1 codon): MILIHPVNANPALLRSLRWFLNPLSCCLLSTSLLHSRSLSPLKERPTNWNTTHTLVRTNPLLSLLEQCQSLSQLKQIQSQMILTGLFSDGFALSRLIAFCAISEQRNLEYCTKILYNARDPNVFSWNVAIRGYSESESPEEAVVLYKGMLRKEGSRPDNYTYPLLLKVCASLSLQLMGSQIISHVLKLGFTMDIYVHNSVIHMLVSCGELGTARKVFDEGFVRDLVSWNSLINGYVRSGFAGEALSLYREMEVERVKPDEVTMIGVVSSCSQLADLNYGREFHRYIEKNGLNFTLQLSNALMDMYMKCGSLEEAQAIFDSMTRRTIVSWTTMIVGYAKTGFLDIARKLFYEMPEKDVIPWNAIIGGYVQAKRSKEALTLFHEMQASNIKPDEVTMVNCLSACSQLGALDVGIWIHHYIEKHNLFLNVALGTALVDMYAKCGNIKKALGVFQEMPQRNSLTWTAIICGLALHGSAHVALSYFVEMIDIGLLPDEITFLGVLCACCHGGLVEEGRMYFAQMSSIFNVIPKLKHYSCMVDLLGRAGFLEEAEQLIKCMPMEADAVVWGALFFACRMHGNVTMGERAASKLLELDPGDSGIYVLLANMYGEANKFEEARKVRKMMIRRGVEKTPGCSSIEVNGIAYEFIVRDKSHPQSEQIYECXSSLNKTIGASWMHIVKQYFLYSAEVGKQI; encoded by the exons ATGATCCTCATTCACCCTGTAAATGCTAACCCCGCCCTGCTCAGATCTCTGCGTTGGTTCCTGAACCCGCTCTCATGCTGTCTTCTCTCTACTTCTCTTCTCCACTCTCGCTCCCTTTCACCCCTCAAAGAAAGACCAACCAACTGGAACACAACCCACACTCTTGTTCGAACGAACCCGCTCCTCTCCCTCTTAGAGCAATGCCAATCCTTGTCCCAGTTGAAGCAAATCCAATCCCAAATGATCCTCACTGGCTTATTTTCGGATGGGTTCGCCCTTAGCCGGCTCATCGCCTTTTGCGCGATCTCCGAGCAGCGAAATCTTGAATATTGCACCAAGATTTTGTACAATGCGCGAGACCCAAATGTTTTTTCGTGGAACGTTGCTATTAGAGGGTATTCGGAAAGCGAAAGCCCTGAAGAAGCGGTTGTGCTGTACAAGGGAATGTTGCGCAAGGAAGGGTCGAGACCGGATAATTATACTTACCCTTTGTTGCTTAAAGTTTGTGCTAGTTTATCCTTGCAATTGATGGGAAGTCAGATTATCAGTCATGTATTAAAGTTGGGTTTTACTATGGATATATACGTGCACAATTCGGTGATTCATATGTTAGTTTCATGTGGAGAATTGGGTACAGCACGTAAGGTGTTTGATGAAGGTTTTGTTAGAGATTTGGTTTCTTGGAACTCTTTGATTAATGGCTATGTTAGAAGTGGGTTTGCAGGTGAGGCATTAAGTCTCTATCGAGAAATGGAAGTTGAAAGAGTAAAGCCAGATGAGGTTACGATGATTGGGGTGGTTTCTTCATGTTCCCAGCTAGCAGATCTGAATTATGGGAGAGAATTTCATCggtatattgaaaaaaatgggTTGAATTTTACACTTCAACTTTCTAATGCGCTCATGGATATGTATATGAAATGTGGGAGTCTTGAGGAGGCACAAGCAATATTTGATAGCATGACGAGGAGAACAATTGTCTCTTGGACTACTATGATCGTGGGCTATGCCAAAACTGGGTTTCTGGATATTGCGCGGAAGCTTTTCTATGAGATGCCGGAAAAGGATGTTATTCCGTGGAACGCAATAATTGGTGGTTATGTTCAGGCCAAGCGCAGCAAGGAAGCTTTGACTTTGTTTCATGAAATGCAGGCTAGTAATATCAAGCCTGATGAGGTGACCATGGTTAACTGTTTATCTGCATGCTCACAACTTGGAGCGCTTGATGTTGGAATCTGGATCCACCATTACATAGAAAAACACAATCTCTTTTTGAATGTTGCCTTGGGAACTGCGCTAGTTGACATGTATGCCAAGTGTGGGAACATCAAAAAGGCTCTCGGGGTTTTCCAGGAGATGCCACAGAGAAACTCACTGACTTGGACAGCCATTATCTGTGGCTTAGCTCTTCATGGGAGTGCACATGTTGCTCTCTCTTACTTTGTGGAAATGATTGACATTGGGCTGCTTCCCGATGAGATAACCTTTCTTGGGGTCTTATGTGCTTGTTGTCATGGAGGTTTGGTTGAAGAGGGTCGGATGTATTTTGCTCAAATGAGCTCCATATTCAACGTTATTCCCAAGCTCAAACACTATTCCTGCATGGTGGACCTTCTAGGTCGGGCCGGTTTTCTAGAAGAGGCAGAACAGCTTATTAAATGCATGCCAATGGAGGCAGATGCAGTTGTATGGGGTGCATTGTTCTTTGCTTGTCGCATGCATGGAAATGTTACGATGGGAGAACGGGCAGCTTCGAAGCTTCTTGAGTTGGATCCTGGTGACAGTGGAATTTATGTTTTGCTTGCAAATATGTATGGAGAAGCAAATAAGTTTGAAGAGGCTAGGAAGGTGAGGAAGATGATGATAAGGAGAGGAGTGGAGAAGACTCCAGGTTGTAGCTCGATTGAGGTGAATGGCATTGCCTACGAATTTATTGTTCGGGATAAATCACACCCTCAATCTGAACAGATTTATGAAT TTAGTTCACTTAACAAGACAATCGGAGCTAGTTGGATGCATATTGTGAAACAGTATTTCCTCTATAGTGCCGAAGTTGGCAAGCAAATCTGA